One part of the Cinclus cinclus unplaced genomic scaffold, bCinCin1.1 SCAFFOLD_338, whole genome shotgun sequence genome encodes these proteins:
- the LOC134057428 gene encoding striatin-4-like has product LGIFWGFFWGFFGFFSPVFVPFLSLSPLTFVPWCPQGVPKEEEEEEEEEEDEDEDEEDSEDALGEFDFLGTPGDTLGTPGDIRESHQCHLRDGDLGPPGPLRPPEVSPGVVADALALDGLGDLAELTVTNDNDGGDVTSGRPPSPKRTWSPRLTLRSHYDAVRALAFVPCHPALVTASEDATLKLWNLQKPLVPKKNAALDVEPVYAFRGHRGPVLAVAVAAGDTGDTGDTGDTGLCCSAGVDARIRCWRLPALDSDPYDGYDPGVLRGVLDGHSDAVWALSFDVTGRHLASCSADGTVRLWDPRGDSGGGTAGGTCLSVLDGHKDHGVPTSVTFVATQPAHLVAGFRSGATVLYDLEVTKATLVSPHGGGSGQVNQVVAHPSQPLTITASDDRAIRYLDNRTGKVVHSMVAHLDAVTCLALDPSGAFLLSGSHDCSLRLWHLCQHTCVQELPAHRRKHQEAVLAVAFHPRRALSASAGADALAKVFV; this is encoded by the exons ttttggggattttttggggttttttttgggggttttttgggtttttttctcccgtTTTTGTCCCGTTTTTGTCGCTGTCCCCCCTGACCTTTGTCCcttggtgtccccagggtgtccccaaggaggaggaggaggaggaggaggaggaggaagatgaggatgaggatgaggaggattcCGAGGACGCCCTGGGAGAGTTCGACttcctggggacacctggggacaccttggggacacctggggacatcaggg AGAGCCACCAGTGTCACCTGCGGGACGGGGACCTCGGGCCACCAGGGCCACTGCGGCCACCTGAAG tgtccccaggggtcGTGGCCGACGCGCTGGCCCTGGACGGGCTCGGGGACCTGGCGGAGCTGACGGTGACAAACGACAACGACGGCGGTGAC gtgaCCTCCGGCCGGCCGCCGTCCCCGAAGCGCACCTGGAGCCCGCGCCTGACCCTGCGCAGCCACTACGACGCCGTGCGGGCGCTGGCCTTTGTCCCTTGTCACCCGGCGCTGGTGACGGCCTCCGAGGACGCCACGCTCAAGCTCTGGAACCTGCAGAAGCCGCTCGTCCCCAAGAA GAACGCGGCGCTGGACGTGGAGCCGGTCTACGCCTTCCGCGGGCACAG gggcCCGGTGCTGGCGGTGGCGGtggcagcaggtgacacaggtgacacaggtgacacaggtgacacggggctgtgctgcagcgcCGGCGTGGACGCTCGGATTCGCTGCTGGCGCCTCCCGGCCCTGGACAGCGACCCCTACGACGGCTACG aCCCAGGTGTGCTGCGGGGGGTCCTCGACGGCCACTCCGACGCCGTGTGGGCTCTGTCCTTCGACGTCACCGGGCGTCACCTGGCCTCGTGCTCGGCCGATGGCACCGTGCGCCTCTGGGACCCCCGAGGGGACAGCGGCGGTGGCACCGCGGGTGGCACCTGTCTGAGTGTCCTGGATGGGCACAAAG ATCACGGTGTCCCCACCTCGGTGACGTTCGTGGCCACCCAGCCAGCCCACCTGGTGGCCGGGTTCCGCTCAGGTGCCACCGTCCTCTACGACCTGGAGGTCACCAAGGCCACCCTGGTGTCCCCACACGGCG gtggCTCCGGCCAGGTGAACCAGGTGGTCGCTCACCCCTCGCAGCCGCTGACCATCACGGCCAGCGATGACCGCGCCATTCGTTACCTGGACAACCGCACAG GTAAAGTCGTGCACTCCATGGTCGCTCACCTGGACGCCGTCACCTGCCTGGCCCTGGACCCCAGCGGCGCCTTCCTGCTGTCCGGCa GTCACGACTGCTCGCTGCGCctgtggcacctgtgccagcacACCTGCGTGCAGGAGCTGCCCGCTCACCGCCGCAAGCACCAGGAGGCCGTGCTGGCCGTGGCCTTCCACCCCCGGCGCGCCCTCAGCGCCAGCGCCGGCGCCGACGCCCTGGCCAAGGTGTTCGTctga